One Hermetia illucens chromosome 4, iHerIll2.2.curated.20191125, whole genome shotgun sequence DNA segment encodes these proteins:
- the LOC119654673 gene encoding galectin-4-like isoform X1, translated as MFSLPAYNPSVPFMAFIPGGLAHGSRVRIRGVMPNAADRFTVDLQCGDTYMQHDIALHLSVRPTEGVLVRNSYEFNAWGAEERIRACPIYFAQPFDLEIHIEYTRYSIKVNGQHYCDFNHRFSLSRVTHIRIGGDTILYYVGTEGAHHGEYVPPPFAETYPPPPDGYFAGYPPPPHHHHHHHHRPPYEYYD; from the exons ATGTTCTCCCTGCCGGCATACAACCCC AGTGTGCCATTTATGGCCTTCATTCCAGGAGGCCTTGCACATGGATCCCGGGTGAGGATACGTGGAGTGATGCCAAATGCAGCAGATCGATTCACGGTGGATCTACAATGCGGGGATACATATATGCAACATGACATTGCACTCCACTTGAGCGTACGGCCGACCGAGGGAGTCCTTGTCAGAAATAGCTACGAGTTCAATGCATGGGGCGCTGAGGAGAGAATCAGGGCTTGCCCTATATATTTTGCGCAACCCTTCGATTTGGAAATTCACATCGAGTACACCCGATATTCGATTAAGGTCAATGGGCAGCACTATTGCGACTTTAATCATCGATTCTCGTTATCACGCGTGACCCATATAAGAATTGGCGGTGACACGATTTTATATTACGTGGGAACAGAGGGTGCACACCATGGCGAATACGTTCCACCACCGTTTGCTGAAACTTACCCACCACCACCAG ATGGTTATTTTGCAGGATATCCACCACCGccacatcatcaccatcatcaccaCCACCGTCCACCGTACGAATATTATGATTGA
- the LOC119654673 gene encoding galectin-4-like isoform X2: MFSLPAYNPSVPFMAFIPGGLAHGSRVRIRGVMPNAADRFTVDLQCGDTYMQHDIALHLSVRPTEGVLVRNSYEFNAWGAEERIRACPIYFAQPFDLEIHIEYTRYSIKVNGQHYCDFNHRFSLSRVTHIRIGGDTILYYVGTEGAHHGEYVPPPFAETYPPPPGYPPPPHHHHHHHHRPPYEYYD, from the exons ATGTTCTCCCTGCCGGCATACAACCCC AGTGTGCCATTTATGGCCTTCATTCCAGGAGGCCTTGCACATGGATCCCGGGTGAGGATACGTGGAGTGATGCCAAATGCAGCAGATCGATTCACGGTGGATCTACAATGCGGGGATACATATATGCAACATGACATTGCACTCCACTTGAGCGTACGGCCGACCGAGGGAGTCCTTGTCAGAAATAGCTACGAGTTCAATGCATGGGGCGCTGAGGAGAGAATCAGGGCTTGCCCTATATATTTTGCGCAACCCTTCGATTTGGAAATTCACATCGAGTACACCCGATATTCGATTAAGGTCAATGGGCAGCACTATTGCGACTTTAATCATCGATTCTCGTTATCACGCGTGACCCATATAAGAATTGGCGGTGACACGATTTTATATTACGTGGGAACAGAGGGTGCACACCATGGCGAATACGTTCCACCACCGTTTGCTGAAACTTACCCACCACCACCAG GATATCCACCACCGccacatcatcaccatcatcaccaCCACCGTCCACCGTACGAATATTATGATTGA